The Paenibacillus tianjinensis genome has a window encoding:
- a CDS encoding putative DNA modification/repair radical SAM protein has translation MMEKLEILTASAKYDVACTSSGASRSGQPGSLGNAVSMGICHSFAADGRCISLLKVLMTNGCIYDCAYCVNRKSNPTRRAAFTPEEIANLTMQFYRRNYIEGLFLSSGIMRSPDYTTEQLIAALELLRNVYNFRGYIHVKAIPGADDVLLSRLGLLADRMSVNIELPSQESLNRLAPDKSKQSILKPMGLIKNKITENSSDLVKYKHTPRFAPAGQSTQMIIGATPDTDYQILNLTEGLYKKYGLKRIFYSAYTPVVEDSLLPALDTKPPLLREHRLYQADWLLRFYGFEAKELLDEAAPNFNPLLDPKCSWAINHREQFPVEINRAPYETLLRVPGIGVRSAQRILKARRAGSLDFYALKKLGVVLKRAQFFITCKGKPLEGLKVGEHTLLRSLMSGQELAKFQQPEVEQLSFFDDSYMAALPEAGRAATFGKGV, from the coding sequence ATGATGGAGAAACTTGAAATTTTAACAGCTTCGGCCAAATATGATGTAGCCTGCACCTCAAGCGGGGCAAGCCGTTCGGGACAGCCCGGAAGCCTCGGCAATGCGGTCAGCATGGGCATCTGCCACAGCTTCGCAGCAGACGGACGCTGCATTTCCCTGCTCAAGGTACTGATGACTAACGGCTGCATCTATGACTGCGCCTACTGCGTGAACCGCAAATCCAATCCTACACGGCGGGCTGCGTTTACACCCGAGGAGATTGCCAACCTTACGATGCAGTTCTACCGCCGCAATTACATAGAGGGCCTGTTCCTCAGCTCCGGCATCATGCGGAGTCCCGATTATACCACCGAGCAGCTGATTGCCGCCCTTGAGCTGCTGCGCAACGTATACAATTTCAGAGGTTACATCCATGTAAAAGCCATTCCCGGCGCTGACGATGTGCTGCTGTCCCGGCTCGGCCTGCTTGCCGACCGCATGAGCGTCAACATTGAGCTGCCCTCCCAGGAAAGTCTCAACCGGCTTGCTCCGGACAAGAGCAAACAATCCATACTGAAGCCGATGGGCCTCATCAAAAATAAGATCACCGAGAACAGCTCGGATCTCGTCAAATACAAGCACACTCCCCGCTTCGCGCCTGCCGGGCAGAGCACCCAGATGATTATCGGCGCCACGCCGGATACCGATTATCAGATTCTGAACCTTACGGAAGGCCTGTACAAGAAGTACGGGCTGAAGCGTATTTTCTACTCTGCCTATACTCCCGTGGTCGAGGATTCGCTCCTGCCCGCACTCGATACGAAGCCGCCGCTGCTGCGGGAGCACCGGCTCTATCAGGCGGACTGGCTGCTGCGTTTCTACGGCTTTGAGGCTAAGGAGCTGCTGGATGAAGCCGCGCCCAACTTCAACCCGCTGCTGGACCCGAAATGCAGCTGGGCCATCAACCACCGGGAGCAGTTCCCGGTGGAGATTAACCGCGCTCCCTATGAGACGCTGCTGCGCGTGCCCGGCATCGGCGTAAGAAGCGCCCAGCGGATTCTCAAGGCGCGCCGGGCCGGAAGCCTGGATTTCTACGCACTGAAGAAGCTCGGCGTGGTGCTCAAACGTGCCCAGTTCTTCATTACCTGCAAAGGTAAACCACTGGAGGGGCTAAAGGTGGGCGAGCATACCCTGCTTCGTTCGCTCATGTCCGGGCAGGAGCTGGCCAAGTTTCAGCAGCCGGAGGTGGAGCAGCTCTCCTTCTTCGACGACAGCTATATGGCAGCCTTGCCGGAGGCAGGCAGAGCGGCCACCTTCGGGAAAGGGGTCTAG
- a CDS encoding aldo/keto reductase has protein sequence MSQKIPEKNLNDGLKVPVIGFGTAFIKGAEGVKVLTAAIDAGYRLIDSAFNYENEGMVGQAVRQSAVPREELLITSKLPGRHHAYKEALETIEESLYRGGLDYYDLYLIHWPNPKTDKYVEAWQAMIEAKKRGYIRSIGVCNFLPEHNERIIKETGVAPSINQVELHPLFNQELQLAKDAEHGIVTESWSPLGRGHSMLENEQIGSIAAAHGKSPTQAILRWHIQLGAIPIPRASSLAHQKENLDIFDFELSESEMKVISGLSREDGRLWGQDPATYEEM, from the coding sequence ATGAGCCAGAAGATTCCGGAGAAGAATTTGAACGATGGCCTGAAGGTGCCGGTTATAGGTTTTGGAACAGCTTTTATTAAGGGGGCAGAGGGAGTGAAGGTGCTCACTGCTGCCATTGATGCCGGGTACCGGCTGATTGATTCGGCGTTCAACTATGAGAATGAGGGCATGGTCGGACAAGCTGTCCGCCAGAGTGCGGTGCCGAGGGAAGAGCTACTGATTACTTCGAAACTGCCGGGCCGTCATCATGCCTATAAGGAAGCACTGGAGACGATAGAGGAATCATTATATAGAGGCGGCCTGGATTACTACGATCTGTATCTGATCCATTGGCCGAATCCTAAGACTGATAAGTATGTTGAAGCCTGGCAGGCGATGATCGAGGCGAAAAAGCGTGGCTATATCCGTTCCATCGGCGTCTGCAATTTCCTACCGGAGCATAATGAACGTATTATAAAAGAGACCGGGGTCGCCCCGAGCATCAACCAGGTGGAGCTGCATCCATTATTTAATCAGGAGCTGCAGCTTGCGAAGGATGCCGAACACGGCATTGTCACGGAATCCTGGAGTCCGCTGGGCCGCGGCCACAGCATGCTGGAGAATGAACAGATTGGCAGCATCGCTGCAGCTCATGGCAAATCACCGACACAAGCCATACTGCGCTGGCATATCCAGCTTGGCGCGATTCCTATCCCGAGAGCGAGTTCGCTTGCGCATCAGAAGGAGAACCTTGATATCTTTGATTTCGAGCTGTCAGAATCGGAGATGAAGGTAATCTCGGGACTTAGCAGGGAAGACGGCCGGCTGTGGGGGCAGGACCCGGCAACGTATGAAGAGATGTAA
- a CDS encoding TIGR03915 family putative DNA repair protein: MFKTTALAYTYDGSFEGLLCCVFESYEWKETPLAIHSLEEGQGLLLESKWIETDSVKADRVLRSIPLKISPEAEELVRLGFWSNAMDKEMLLLNFLYLGFTHGRRVMNMLADDTVSALNKAVQQLRREGHHYLGFVRFSVYGPVMAAVIEPRGYILPVIEDHFCDRFQNESFMIYDKTHGMALLHQPGRQAIIPLQEWIPPEPDEAEAAYRRLWQGFYNAIGIKERKNDRLRASLMPKRYWKQLPEMNGNAPALPALPARQEQTARRLKSGRPRKLQ; the protein is encoded by the coding sequence ATGTTCAAGACAACCGCCTTGGCCTATACTTATGACGGCAGCTTTGAGGGCCTGCTCTGCTGCGTGTTCGAGAGCTATGAGTGGAAGGAAACTCCGCTGGCCATCCACTCTCTAGAAGAGGGGCAAGGGCTGCTGCTGGAGTCCAAATGGATTGAAACTGACAGCGTCAAAGCCGACCGGGTGCTGCGCTCCATCCCGCTGAAGATCTCTCCCGAGGCGGAGGAACTGGTGCGGCTCGGCTTCTGGTCTAATGCCATGGATAAAGAAATGCTGCTGCTGAACTTCCTGTATCTCGGCTTTACCCATGGCCGCCGGGTCATGAACATGCTGGCCGACGATACGGTCAGCGCCCTGAACAAGGCAGTCCAGCAGCTCCGGCGGGAAGGGCATCATTATCTGGGCTTCGTGCGGTTCAGCGTATATGGTCCAGTCATGGCGGCAGTGATTGAACCCCGGGGGTATATCCTTCCCGTCATTGAGGATCATTTCTGCGACCGGTTCCAGAATGAGAGCTTCATGATCTACGACAAGACCCATGGGATGGCGCTCCTCCACCAGCCCGGCCGGCAGGCCATCATCCCTCTGCAGGAATGGATTCCGCCCGAGCCGGACGAAGCGGAAGCCGCCTACCGCCGACTCTGGCAAGGATTCTATAACGCCATCGGAATCAAGGAGCGCAAGAACGACCGGCTGCGGGCATCCCTCATGCCGAAGCGCTACTGGAAGCAGCTGCCGGAGATGAACGGCAACGCTCCCGCCCTGCCAGCGCTCCCTGCCAGGCAGGAGCAGACTGCACGGCGGCTGAAGAGCGGGCGCCCGCGGAAATTACAGTAA
- a CDS encoding LytTR family DNA-binding domain-containing protein has product MEIIFEADGSIGQGIAKVITHPAETEHWGQIREAIHHSGHKLVVIHPKNDRKVQILLSSVAVIESEDRMCNVRVITGERYLLNKRLKGVEDSLESPHFVKINNTTIINTSYIKEFSSTDNARIQVVLTDGSGYLVSRFYIKNFRGKLS; this is encoded by the coding sequence GTGGAAATTATTTTTGAAGCGGATGGGAGCATAGGTCAAGGCATTGCAAAAGTGATCACCCATCCCGCGGAAACAGAACATTGGGGACAGATTAGGGAGGCCATACATCACTCCGGACACAAGCTTGTCGTCATCCATCCTAAAAACGACCGCAAGGTTCAGATTCTGCTCAGCTCCGTTGCTGTGATTGAATCCGAGGACCGGATGTGCAATGTACGTGTGATTACCGGTGAAAGATATCTGCTGAACAAGCGGTTGAAGGGGGTCGAGGACAGCCTGGAGTCGCCGCATTTTGTGAAAATCAATAATACTACGATCATTAACACCAGCTACATTAAGGAGTTTTCATCTACAGACAATGCACGGATCCAAGTAGTATTAACCGATGGTTCAGGCTATTTGGTCAGCCGCTTTTACATCAAAAACTTTAGGGGGAAGCTCTCATGA
- a CDS encoding MerR family transcriptional regulator, translated as MKYVSIGEASATYKIPESTLRYYEKQGLLPLMERDAAGRRLFSEMQMALLETVLRLKQTHMPIHDIRQYIAWVIEGDSTTRLRLDMMTKHKQAVLDEIATMTDALQGIDYKINRYNKRLQDK; from the coding sequence ATGAAGTATGTTTCGATTGGTGAAGCTTCGGCCACTTATAAGATTCCGGAATCCACGTTAAGGTATTATGAGAAGCAAGGCTTGCTGCCGCTGATGGAGCGTGATGCCGCCGGCCGGCGGTTGTTCTCGGAAATGCAGATGGCGCTGCTGGAAACGGTGCTTCGTCTGAAGCAGACACATATGCCCATCCACGATATCAGGCAATATATCGCCTGGGTTATTGAAGGGGATAGCACCACCCGGCTCCGGCTGGACATGATGACGAAGCACAAGCAGGCGGTGCTGGATGAAATTGCGACCATGACAGACGCCCTGCAAGGCATTGATTATAAAATTAACCGGTATAACAAACGTTTACAGGACAAATAG
- a CDS encoding SDR family oxidoreductase codes for MKLTGNTILITGGSAGIGLAFAERFIRAGNQVIVCGRREEVLQKAKEQLPGLITRVVDLNVESERIALFDWVTGFYPDVNVLVNNAGTQQRFNVLKADARDNWSYFNQEITTNLDAPFHLSLLFAPFLAKKEAAAIINVTSGLAFTPFAIAPIYSATKAALHSFTMSLRHQLSGTSVEVIEVAPPAVNTDLGGAGLHTHGEPLDAFADGIFKGLEEGKQEIGYGTSVDRLRMSRDQVDEYTANMYQATKSMIE; via the coding sequence ATGAAGCTGACAGGAAACACTATACTTATCACTGGCGGAAGTGCCGGAATCGGGCTGGCTTTTGCAGAGCGGTTTATCCGGGCGGGGAATCAGGTGATTGTCTGTGGACGGCGTGAAGAGGTACTTCAAAAGGCGAAGGAACAACTCCCCGGCCTGATTACCCGAGTGGTTGACTTAAATGTGGAGTCTGAACGCATAGCCTTGTTTGACTGGGTCACCGGGTTTTACCCGGATGTTAATGTGTTGGTGAACAATGCCGGGACTCAGCAAAGGTTCAATGTGCTAAAAGCCGATGCCAGAGACAATTGGAGCTACTTCAATCAGGAGATTACAACTAATCTTGACGCGCCTTTCCACCTCTCCCTGCTGTTTGCTCCGTTTTTGGCGAAAAAAGAGGCGGCTGCCATTATTAACGTGACCTCTGGTCTGGCCTTTACGCCGTTTGCCATCGCTCCGATCTATTCCGCAACCAAGGCGGCACTGCATTCGTTCACGATGAGCCTGCGGCACCAGTTGTCCGGGACATCGGTTGAAGTCATTGAGGTGGCTCCTCCGGCAGTCAATACCGACCTGGGCGGTGCAGGATTGCATACCCACGGGGAACCTCTGGATGCCTTCGCAGATGGGATCTTCAAAGGGTTGGAAGAGGGAAAACAGGAGATCGGTTACGGGACTTCGGTGGACCGCCTGCGCATGTCTAGAGATCAAGTGGACGAGTACACAGCAAATATGTATCAGGCTACGAAAAGTATGATTGAATAA